A single genomic interval of Saccharothrix saharensis harbors:
- a CDS encoding HAD family hydrolase produces the protein MRLRAVIFDWRGTLVLTPTFRGWVAEALRRIGRDTGQAAEVVAALDVDRLDAPGVDADAALHRETYHGAFRDAGFDAELADSLYAVESDPTFTPFAVDAGPTVRELHAAGVRIGVLSDIHFDIRPAFGDLPVDSFVLSFEHGVVKPDPAIFRIALDGLGVAPGDALMVGDRSTHDGAGVEAGLPTLLLPPLRDVDDARLHLVTNLVG, from the coding sequence ATGCGCCTGCGGGCCGTGATCTTCGACTGGCGGGGGACGCTGGTGCTCACGCCGACGTTCCGGGGCTGGGTGGCGGAGGCGTTGCGCCGGATCGGGCGTGACACCGGCCAGGCCGCGGAGGTGGTCGCGGCGCTGGACGTGGACCGGCTGGACGCGCCGGGCGTGGACGCGGACGCCGCGCTGCACCGGGAGACGTACCACGGGGCGTTCCGGGACGCCGGGTTCGACGCCGAGCTGGCCGACTCGCTGTACGCGGTCGAGTCGGACCCGACGTTCACCCCCTTCGCGGTGGACGCCGGGCCGACGGTGCGGGAGCTGCACGCGGCCGGCGTGCGGATCGGGGTGCTCAGCGACATCCACTTCGACATCCGGCCCGCGTTCGGCGACCTGCCCGTGGACTCGTTCGTGCTGTCGTTCGAGCACGGCGTGGTCAAGCCCGACCCGGCGATCTTCCGCATCGCGCTGGACGGGCTCGGCGTCGCGCCCGGCGACGCGCTGATGGTCGGCGACCGGTCGACGCACGACGGCGCGGGCGTCGAGGCCGGCCTGCCGACGCTGCTCCTCCCGCCGCTGCGGGACGTGGACGACGCCCGCCTGCACCTGGTGACGAACCTGGTCGGCTGA